A single window of Lutzomyia longipalpis isolate SR_M1_2022 chromosome 1, ASM2433408v1 DNA harbors:
- the LOC129797040 gene encoding E3 ubiquitin-protein ligase Iruka has translation MAEVVQRPQRFYCHLCSLEIENISSDFTCPLCSGGFIEELPAAAAAEPSNADDVEMSESDANVFPDLNHRLNDELLSTLFMSMTGARPIPPDGGPGEGQSTAARTRGRANRNPRIGVHNVNLDSFLHDFVISVMGAGPGTPMFFMGNPGDYAWGHEGIDTIVTQLLNQMEGTGPPPLAREKIDEIPKGEICQEQVNTKLQCSVCLEDFQLSETVRQLPCSHLYHENCIVPWLELHGTCPICRKALSPEAEEFSRSNLNAAATLAVNSLRNTLYRTDNEAPGSSSSQQSQPQASTNPSDANQSEHHRARNQRRYDDDDGPPQFDFD, from the exons ATGGCTGAGGTTGTGCAGCGTCCACAGAGATTCTATTGTCATCTGTGCAGCTTAGAGATCGAGAACATTTCCTCG GATTTCACATGCCCCCTGTGCTCCGGGGGATTTATTGAGGAATTACCGGCGGCCGCGGCTGCAGAGCCCTCAAATGCTGACGATGTCGAGATGTCCGAGTCCGATGCCAATGTTTTCCCGGACCTCAATCATCGGCTGAACGATGAGCTCCTCTCCACGTTGTTCATGTCAATGACGGGCGCTAGACCGATACCACCGGACGGTGGTCCGGGCGAGGGACAAAGTACCGCCGCCCGGACACGCGGTCGCGCCAATCGGAATCCCCGCATTGGCGTCCACAATGTTAATCTGGACAGTTTTTTGCATGATTTTGTGATATCGGTCATGGGTGCAGGCCCCGGGACACCCATGTTCTTCATGGGTAATCCAGGAGACTACGCCTGGGGGCATGAAGGTATCGATACGATAGTGACGCAATTGCTGAATCAGATGGAAGGGACGGGACCGCCGCCCTTGGCGCgggagaaaattgatgagaTACCCAAAGGTGAGATTTGTCAGGAGCAAGTAAACACCAAGCTGCAGTGCTCTGTGTGCTTAGAAGACTTTCAACTCAGTGAAACCGTGAGGCAGTTGCCGTGCTCG CATCTCTACCATGAGAATTGCATCGTGCCGTGGCTTGAATTGCACGGAACCTGCCCCATCTGCCGCAAAGCCCTGTCTCCAGAGGCTGAAGAATTCTCCCGGAGTAATTTAAATGCAGCTGCAACTCTGGCCGTAAATTCTCTGA GAAATACACTTTACAGAACTGATAACGAAGCCCCAGGATCGTCGTCTAGTCAACAGAGCCAGCCACAAGCGTCAACAAATCCGTCAGATGCCAATCAGTCGGAGCACCACCGGGCAAGGAATCAGAGGCGCTATGACGATGACGATGGTCCGCCacaatttgattttgattaa